The Haliaeetus albicilla chromosome 19, bHalAlb1.1, whole genome shotgun sequence genome has a segment encoding these proteins:
- the SNU13 gene encoding NHP2-like protein 1 — MSEAEVNPKAYPLADAQLTKTLLDLVQQSCNYKQLRKGANEATKTLNRGIAEFIVMAADAEPLEIILHLPLLCEDKNVPYVFVRSKQALGRACGVSRPVIACSITIKEGSQLKPQIQSVQQAIERLLV, encoded by the exons ATG AGCGAGGCAGAAGTGAATCCCAAAGCTTACCCCCTGGCTGATGCGCAGCTCACCAAAACGCTACTCGATCTCGTGCAGCAGTCCTGCAATTATAAGCAGCTACGCAAGGGAGCCAACGAAG CCACCAAAACACTGAACCGAGGGATAGCGGAGTTCATTGTGATGGCGGCAGACGCAGAGCCCTTGGAAATCATCCTGCACCTCCCTCTTCTCTGTGAAGACAAGAACGTACCTTACGTGTTTGTGCGCTCCAAGCAAGCCCTGGGCCGGGCCTGCGGTGTTTCCCGGCCTGTCATCGCCTGCTCCATCACCATCAAGGAGGGGTCACAGCTAAAGCCTCAGATCCAGTCTGTCCAGCAAGCTATAGAAAGACTGTTGGTCTAA
- the XRCC6 gene encoding X-ray repair cross-complementing protein 6: protein MSEWVSYYRSEGPGPEEEDEDEQQEGTEAVADYRFSGRDSLIFLVDASKAMFESDGDGVTPFDMTVQCIRNVYTSKIISSDRDLLGVVFYGTEKNKNLADFKHVYVLQELDNPGAKRVLELDQYRGDEGRVLFRETFGHNADYSLGEALWACSNLFSDVRVRLSHKRIMLFTNEDDPHANDSAKAKLARTRAGDLRDTGIILDLMHLKKPGGFDISLFYRDIINTAEDEDLGIQPGESGKLEHLMKKVRAKETNKRALVRLNLYLNKDLSLSVGVFNLIQKAYKPYPVKLYRETNEPVKTKTRMFNGKTGSLLLPSDTKRAQTYGNRQIVMEKEETEELKRFDSLGLYLIGFKPLSMLKQHHHVKPSQFIYPEESLVSGSTTLFNALLMKCLEKQVMALCRYTARRNTPPRFVALVPQEEEVDEQKVQIAPPGFHIIFLPYADDKRNVDFTEKVPASREQVEKMKEIIQKLRFKYRADSFENPVLQQHFRNLEALALDMMEPEQAEDLTMPKAEEMNRRLGNLVEEFKQLVYPPDYNPDGKAVKRKQASDSQTEKRPKVELSKDELRSHVQKGTLGKLTVPVLKDVCRLYGLKGGGKKQELMDALTEYFSEH from the exons ATGTCGGAGTGGGTCTCGTACTACCGGAgcgaggggccggggccggaggaggaggacgaggacgAGCAGCAGGAGGGGACCGAGGCGGTCG CGGACTACAGGTTCTCGGGTCGGGACAGCCTCATTTTCTTAGTGGATGCCTCCAAGGCCATGTTCGAGTCTGACGGGGATGGAGTGACTCCCTTCGACATGACCGTCCAG tgcatccGGAACGTGTATACCAGCAAAATTATTAGTAGTGACAGGGACCTGTTAGGTGTCGTCTTCTATGGtacagaaaagaacaagaacTTGGCAGATTTCAAGCACGTCTATGTTCTCCAGGAGCTGGACAATCCAG GTGCAAAGCGCGTTCTAGAGCTGGACCAATACAGGGGAGACGAAGGACGAGTACTTTTCCGTGAGACCTTTGGCCACAATGCTGACTATTCACTGGGTGAAGCACTCTGGGCCTGCTCTAATCTCTTCAGCGATGTCCGAGTCAGACTGAGCCACAAAAGGATCATGCTCTTCACCAATGAGGATGACCCTCATGCCAATGACAGTGCCAAAGCCAAGCTGGCCAGGACCAGAGCTGGTGATCTGAGAGACACAG gTATCATCCTGGATTTGATGCACTTGAAGAAGCCTGGAGGGTTCGATATCTCTTTGTTCTACAGGGATATCATAAACACAGCAGAGGATGAGGACCTTGGGATCCAGCCTGGGGAGTCAGGGAAACTGGAACATCTCATGAAGAAAGTACGAGCAAAGGAGACAAACAAACGGGCTTTAGTCAG GTTAAATCTGTATCTGAACAAAGATCTGTCACTTTCTGTTGGTGTTTTCAACCTCATTCAAAAAGCTTATAAGCCATATCCGGTGAAGCTTTATCGGGAAACTAATGAACCGGTTAAAACGAAAACAAGGATGTTTAATGGAAAAACAGGCAGCTTGCTCCTGCCGAGTGACACAAAAAGGGCTCAG ACATATGGAAACCGCCAGATTGTGAtggagaaagaggaaacagaagaattaaagCGGTTTGATTCTCTGGGCTTATATCTGATTGGCTTCAAACCACTTTCAATGCTAAAACAGCACCACCATGTCAAGCCCTCCCAGTTCATCTATCCTGAGGAGTCCTTAGTAAGTG GGAGTACAACGCTATTTAATGCCTTACTGATGAAATGCTTGGAGAAGCAGGTGATGGCACTGTGCAGATACACTGCCCGCCGGAATACTCCCCCTCGCTTTGTGGCCCTTGTTCcccaggaggaagaggtggaTGAGCAGAAAGTGCAGATAGCCCCTCCAG GTTTCCACATCATTTTCCTACCATACGCAGATGACAAACGGAATGttgattttacagaaaaggTGCCAGCCAGCCGAGAGCAGgtggaaaaaatgaaggaaataattCAAAAACTTCGGTTCAAATACAG GGCTGACAGCTTTGAGAACCCAGTTTTGCAGCAGCACTTCAGGAATCTGGAGGCTTTGGCACTGGATATGATGGAACCAGAACAAGCTGAGGATCTTACAA TGCCAAAGGCTGAAGAGATGAACCGCAGGCTGGGGAACCTGGTGGAGGAGTTTAAGCAGCTGGTTTATCCCCCTGACTACAATCCGGATGGGAAAGCTGTAAAGCGAAAACAAG CTTCTGATAGTCAAACTGAGAAGAGGCCCAAGGTAGAACTCTCAAAAGATGAGCTGCGGAGTCATGTGCAGAAGGGCACTCTAGGCAAGCTCACTGTACCTGTTCTGAAGGACGTGTGCCGGCTTTATGGGCTGAAGGGTGGAGGAAAGAAGCAGGAGCTCATGGATGCGTTAACTGAATACTTCAGTGAGCACTAA